Proteins from one Clostridium cellulovorans 743B genomic window:
- a CDS encoding DUF3343 domain-containing protein, with protein MVELYLIVFNNTHEAMTMEKKLKELSIANRIVPTPTGITHSCGLSIRFNEEDLGNIKSVIQKYELKIKNIYYKESGQYFSL; from the coding sequence ATGGTAGAACTATATTTAATTGTTTTTAATAACACTCATGAAGCAATGACTATGGAGAAAAAACTGAAGGAATTATCAATTGCTAATAGGATAGTTCCAACGCCAACAGGTATAACGCATAGCTGTGGTCTGAGCATTAGATTTAATGAAGAGGACTTAGGAAATATAAAAAGTGTTATACAAAAGTATGAACTAAAGATTAAAAATATATACTATAAAGAAAGTGGACAATACTTCTCTTTATAG